In the Candidatus Methylomirabilota bacterium genome, GATGAACTGCACCAGGTGGAAGATGTCCGGCCCCATGGAGTCGTCGATCAGGGCCGCGTTCCAGTTCGACCAGGGGCTCCCGAGCTCGTCGAGCAGGCCGCCGGGATTGAATGGATTGGCGGGGAACTCGCTATGCGGCGAGGTCGGCCCCTGAGCGAGGGCCCGCAGCACCCTGGGCCCCAGGATGCTGGAGCGAACCATGTGGAGCTGGTCATCGAAGACGAAGAGGTTCCGCGGCGCCCCTGTCGCCGCGAAGGCCTCGGACTCGAACATCTCAAGGGGACTAACGTTGAAGAAGCGTCCGTAGACCTCGTTCATCGCCAGGAAGGCGGCGGCCATGCCCCCGGTGCCTGCCAGGAACTTGCGCCGGCTGATGCCCAGCTTCCCGGCGGCGCCGTCGGCGAGCTCCTTCGTGCGGGCTTCGACCCTCTTCTGCTCCTGGGTCTGGGGCATGGGCATGTATTCGCCGTTCGACACGATCTGGGTCGGGATCGGCGAGCGGAAGGCTTCGGCCTGGTCGGCTCGGGCGCACTTCGCCCGCTGCTCGTCGCTCAGCCAGGTATCGTCCGTGCGATCGTCACGCGACATTTTCAGACTCCGTTTTCTGAGCCTCGGCGGCACCAACGATGTTTTGAGACAGAAACCGGCGCTCGAGCGCACGTGAGAGGGGATCGGTGGGCCCCGGCAGATCACCCCATTGGTCTGTCCCTGCGGGCGACGCTCCCCTAGTCGACGATCGCCTGGTAGACGAGCTGCTTGACGAGCTTTCGGTACTGGACCCGCATGGGACCGGGAGCCTGGCTCATCAGGACGCCGACCAGTTCCTCCTTCGGATCGATCCAGAAGTACGTCCCGGCGAATCCGGCCCACATGAACTCACCGGCTGACCCCGGCGTGCCGGCGACGCCCGGGCCCTGCCGCACAGCAAAGCCCAGGCCGAAGGTGTAGCCGGGCGTGCCGAGCAGCAGCTCACCGGGGCTGGTTGGAGCGTTGACCCGGGCCAGGTGATCCGACGTCATCAAGCTGACGGTGCTGCGGCTCAGCAGGCGGACGCCGTCGAGGTTGCCGCCATTCAGCAGCATCTGGCCGAAACGCAGGTAGTCGTCGGCGGTCGAGACCGCCCCCGCTCCGCCCGACGCGTTCTTTGGCGCCACCGACACGTCGAGGAGCTTGATCGGGCTGCCGGTCGCCGGATCGGTTGGCAGCGGCTGGGCGAGCCGCCCGAGCCTTTCCCGGGGAACGACGAACCCGGAGTCCCTCATCTTGAGCGGCGCGAACAGACGGTCCTCGAGGAACTCGCCGAGCGGCATCCGCGAGACGGCCTCGATGACGCGGCCGAGCACATCCGTGGAGAGGCTGTACTCCCACACGGCGCCGGGCTGGTGGGCGAGCGGCGCCTTCCCCAGCCCTTCGACCTGCTCCGCCGGCGTCACCCCGCGGGCGTCAAAGGGGAGACCGGTCGGGAGGTACGCGCCGGCCTTGGCGTAGCCTTCCTTGACCGGCTGGTTCACCGTGATCTCTCCGTAGGCCAGGCCCGAGGTGTGCCGGAGCAGGTCCTGGATCGTCATTTCCCGTTCCGCGGGCACCAGCGTGTAGGTCACCCGGCCGAAGACCGGATCGACCTTCGGCACGCTGACCTGGAGCTTCGCCAGCGGCGGCAAGAACTTGGACACCGGGTCGGTGAGGACCAGGCGCCCCTCCTCCATCAGCATCACCGCCGCGACGGAGACGATGGGCTTGGTCATCGAGTAGATGCGAAAGATCGTGTCCCTGGTCATCGGGGCGCCGGCGGCCTTGTCGCGAAAGCCGAAGCTCTCGGCGTAGGCAACGCGGCCCTTTCGGGCGACCACCAGGACCGCCCCGGGAAGCTTGCCTTGCTCGATCTCGCTTCTCAGAATCGGGCCGATGCGGGCCAGCCGCTCCGGGGCGAGACCCACCTCCTGGGGCCGGACTGAAGGCAACGCCTGGGCCCAGGCAATCGTGGCGGAGAGCGGGAACGTTGCGAAGACGACGAGACTGACGAGTCGTCTCATGGCGCACCTCCTGAGGCGAAACCGGGGAACGGGGGAATGCTAGGGCTGCTGCTGGTCGCCTGTCAACCGCCGATCAGCGACGGTATACTCCTCGGGCACCCGCACCGGACGGAGGGCCCATGAAGATCACCGCCATCGAAGCCACCACCCACCGCGTCCCGATCCAGGCGCCGCTGCTCACCGAGCCGCTCACGCCCCAGTTCGTGTTCGTGCGCGTGACGACCGACACCGGGCTCACCGGCTACGGGCTCACCGGCGGCATCCAACGGTTCGCCACGAAGGAACTGATCAACCGCCAGATCGCCCCGCTGCTCGTCGGCCAGGACCCGCTGACGACGGAGCGCCACTGGCACAGCCTCTTCCGCGCCCTGAACCCGCGGGCCCAGACCGGCGTCTGGTCCTCGGCGGTGAGCGCGGTGGACATCGCCCTCTGGGACCTCAAGGGCAAGCACTTCCGCGAGCCGGTCTGGCGCCTCCTCGGCGGCGCCAACCAGACGGTCCAGGCCTACGTCACCTTCGGCCTCCTGGAGTACACGCGGGAGCAGCTCGTGGAGGCGGCCAAGCAGTTCGCCGCCGAGGGCCACGACAAGCTCAAGATGGTGGTGGCGGTGAACGGCGCCCAGGACCCGGCCGAGGACGCCGCGCGCGTGCGGGCGGTGCGCGAGGCCGTGGGCGACGGCGTCGAGCTGATGGTGGACGCCAACTACCTCTTCGCGTTTCCCCACGCGCTCGACCTCTGCAAGCGCATCGAGGGCTACGGGATCACGTGGTTCGAGGAGCCGGTCTACGGGAACGACGCGCGCCTCCTTGCCAACCTCCGGCGCCAGACGCGCATCCCCATCGCCGCCGGCCAGAACGAAGGCCACAAGTGGCGCCATCGCGAGCTGCTGGTCCACGAGGCGGTGGACGTGCTCCAGCCCAACGTCGTGTGGGTCGGAGGCTACACCGAGGCCCTGAAGGTCGCCGCCATGGCCCAGGCCTTCAACGTGCCGATCGCCAACGGCGGCGGCTGGCCCCACCACAACATGCATCTCATCGCCGGCGTGTCGAACGGCTGGCGCGTGGAGTTCCACCTGGTGATGTGGCGTGTGGGCGAGGCGATCTTTCAGGACCCGCCCAAGCCGTCGCGCGGGATGGTCACCCTGCCCGAGCGCCCCGGCCTCGGGCTCGAGCCCAAAGAGGACGTGCTCAAGGAGACGCGAGAGCCCTGACGGCGACCGCGCATCGGCGCCCGCGCGCTACACGAACTTGGGCATCACCAGCCGGGGGATGAGCAGGATCAGCTTCGGGAAGAGGATCACCAGCAGCAAGGCTGCCAGCATCGGCGCCAGGATGATCAGGACGTCCCGGATGGCCTGCGAGACCCGGATCCTGGCGATGTGGCAGTCGATCAGGAGGCAGAGCCCGTAGGGCGGCGTCACCAGGCCGAAGGCCAGCGAGACGACCCCGATGATGGCGAAGTGCACCGGATGCATGCCGACGGCCTGGGCCAGCGGGGTCAACAGCGGCCCCGCGATGATGATGGCCGGCACCGCGTCGATGAAGCACCCGATCACGAGGAACAGGCCGGCCTCGATGAGCCCGACGGTGGTCACGCCGACGCCATAGGGCGCCAGGAACGCGACGACGGTCTTGGGGATCTGGTAATAAGCGAGCAGCCAGCCGAACGCCGACGCCGTCCCGATGCAGAACAGCGAGATGGAGGCCAGGCGCGCCGTCTCGTACAGGCACTGGCGGACGTTCTGCACGCCGAGCGAGCGGTACACGAAGACCCCGATGGCCAGGCTGTAGAGGACCGCCACCACGGAGGCCTCCGTCGGCGTGAAGAACCCGCCCACGACGCCGCCGATGATGATCACGGGCGTCAGCATCGCGAAGGACGCCCGCCCGAAGGCCACGATGAAGTCGCGCACCGAGGCGCGCGCGTAGACGGGATAGCCGCGCAGGCGCGCATAGACGAAGGTCGCGGCCATCTGCGACAGCCCCACCAGCACGCCCGGGATCACGCCGGCCAGGAACAGCGCTCCGATCGACACGTTCATCACCCCGCCCCAGACCACCATGAGGATGCTGGGCGGGATGATGACGCCGATCACCGAGGAGCAGGCGGTGATGGCGACGGTGAAGCTGGCGTCGTAGCCCTGCTTGCGCATGGCGGGGATGATGATCGAGCCCTCGCCGGCGGCGTCGGCGGTGGACGATCCCGAGATGCCGGCAAAGATCATGCTGACCACGACGTTGACGTAGGCCAGGCCGCCCCGGAACTGGCCCACCAGGCAGGTGGTCAGGTCCATCAGCCGCTCGGTGATGCCCGCCGTGTTCATGAGGGTGGCGGCCAGCACGAAGAAGGGCACCGCCAGCAGGATGAAGGAGTTGTAGGCCTTCGTCATCTCGCCGAGCATGAGGATCGGTTGCAGGCGGTCGTCGAGGGCGAAGATCGGCAGGCAGGCCAGGCCCAGCGCGAAGGCCAC is a window encoding:
- a CDS encoding mandelate racemase/muconate lactonizing enzyme family protein produces the protein MKITAIEATTHRVPIQAPLLTEPLTPQFVFVRVTTDTGLTGYGLTGGIQRFATKELINRQIAPLLVGQDPLTTERHWHSLFRALNPRAQTGVWSSAVSAVDIALWDLKGKHFREPVWRLLGGANQTVQAYVTFGLLEYTREQLVEAAKQFAAEGHDKLKMVVAVNGAQDPAEDAARVRAVREAVGDGVELMVDANYLFAFPHALDLCKRIEGYGITWFEEPVYGNDARLLANLRRQTRIPIAAGQNEGHKWRHRELLVHEAVDVLQPNVVWVGGYTEALKVAAMAQAFNVPIANGGGWPHHNMHLIAGVSNGWRVEFHLVMWRVGEAIFQDPPKPSRGMVTLPERPGLGLEPKEDVLKETREP
- a CDS encoding serine hydrolase domain-containing protein, whose product is MRRLVSLVVFATFPLSATIAWAQALPSVRPQEVGLAPERLARIGPILRSEIEQGKLPGAVLVVARKGRVAYAESFGFRDKAAGAPMTRDTIFRIYSMTKPIVSVAAVMLMEEGRLVLTDPVSKFLPPLAKLQVSVPKVDPVFGRVTYTLVPAEREMTIQDLLRHTSGLAYGEITVNQPVKEGYAKAGAYLPTGLPFDARGVTPAEQVEGLGKAPLAHQPGAVWEYSLSTDVLGRVIEAVSRMPLGEFLEDRLFAPLKMRDSGFVVPRERLGRLAQPLPTDPATGSPIKLLDVSVAPKNASGGAGAVSTADDYLRFGQMLLNGGNLDGVRLLSRSTVSLMTSDHLARVNAPTSPGELLLGTPGYTFGLGFAVRQGPGVAGTPGSAGEFMWAGFAGTYFWIDPKEELVGVLMSQAPGPMRVQYRKLVKQLVYQAIVD
- a CDS encoding TRAP transporter large permease; its protein translation is MSPGEVAAIMFGIFGALIVLRVPVAFALGLACLPIFALDDRLQPILMLGEMTKAYNSFILLAVPFFVLAATLMNTAGITERLMDLTTCLVGQFRGGLAYVNVVVSMIFAGISGSSTADAAGEGSIIIPAMRKQGYDASFTVAITACSSVIGVIIPPSILMVVWGGVMNVSIGALFLAGVIPGVLVGLSQMAATFVYARLRGYPVYARASVRDFIVAFGRASFAMLTPVIIIGGVVGGFFTPTEASVVAVLYSLAIGVFVYRSLGVQNVRQCLYETARLASISLFCIGTASAFGWLLAYYQIPKTVVAFLAPYGVGVTTVGLIEAGLFLVIGCFIDAVPAIIIAGPLLTPLAQAVGMHPVHFAIIGVVSLAFGLVTPPYGLCLLIDCHIARIRVSQAIRDVLIILAPMLAALLLVILFPKLILLIPRLVMPKFV